GGAGTGAAAGAGAACTTGAAACCGTGTGCTTACAAGTAGTCAGAGCCCGTTAATGGGTGATGGCGTGCCTTTTGTAGAATGAACCGGCGAGTTACGATTTGATGCAAGGTTAAGCAGGAAATGTGGAGCCGTAGCGAAAGCGAGTCTGAATAGGGCGTTGAGTATTTGGTCGTAGACCCGAAACCAGGTGATCTACCCATGACCAGGTTGAAGTTCAGGTAACACTGAATGGAGGACCGAACCGACTTACGTTGAAAAGTGAGCGGATGAGTTGTGGGTAGCGGAGAAATTCCAATCGAACCTGGAGATAGCTGGTTCTCTCCGAAATAGCTTTAGGGCTAGCCTCAAGTGATGATTATTGGAGGTAGAGCACTGTTTGGACGAGGGGCCCTTCTCGGGTTACCGAATTCAGACAAACTCCGAATGCCAATCAATTTAACTTGGGAGTCAGAACATGGGTGATAAGGTCCGTGTTCGAAAGGGAAACAGCCCAGACCACCAGCTAAGGTCCCAAAATATATGTTAAGTGGAAAAGGATGTGGCGTTGCCCAGACAACTAGGATGTTGGCTTAGAAGCAGCCATCATTTAAAGAGTGCGTAATAGCTCACTAGTCGAGTGACACTGCGCCGAAAATGTACCGGGGCTAAACATATTACCGAAGCTGTGGATTGTCCGTAGGACAATGGTAGGAGAGCGTTCTAAGGGCGTTGAAGCATGATCGCAAGGACATGTGGAGCGCTTAGAAGTGAGAATGCCGGTGTGAGTAGCGAAAGACGGGTGAGAATCCCGTCCACCGATTGACTAAGGTTTCCAGAGGAAGGCTCGTCCGCTCTGGGTTAGTCGGGACCTAAGCTGAGGCCGATAGGCGTAGGCGATGGATAACAGGTTGATATTCCTGTACCACCTAAATTCGTTTTAAGCGATGGGGGGACGCAGTAGGATAGGCGAAGCGTGCTGTTGGAGTGCACGTCCAAGCAGTAAGACTGAGTGTTAGGCAAATCCGGCACTCATAAGGTCAAGCTGTGATGGGGAGAGGAAATTGTTTCCTCGAGTCGTTGATTTCACACTGCCAAGAAAAGCCTCTAGCTAGAATATTAGGTGCCCGTACCGCAAACCGACACAGGTAGTCAAGATGAGAATTCTAAGGTGAGCGAGCGAACTCTCGTTAAGGAACTCGGCAAAATGACCCCGTAACTTCGGGAGAAGGGGTGCTCTCTAGGGTTAACGCCCGGGAGAGCCGCAGTGAATAGGCCCAAGCGACTGTTTATCAAAAACACAGGTCTCTGCTAAACCGTAAGGTGATGTATAGGGGCTGACGCCTGCCCGGTGCTGGAAGGTTAAGAGGAGTGGTTAGCTTCTGCGAAGCTACGAATCGAAGCCCCAGTAAACGGCGGCCGTAACTATAACGGTCCTAAGGTAGCGAAATTCCTTGTCGGGTAAGTTCCGACCCGCACGAAAGGCGTAACGATTTGGGCACTGTCTCAACGAGAGACTCGGTGAAATCATAGTACCTGTGAAGATGCAGGTTACCCGCGACAGGACGGAAAGACCCCGTGGAGCTTTACTGCAGTCTGATATTGAAATTCGGCACAGTTTGTACAGGATAGGTAGGAGCCTTAGAAGCGTGAACGCTAGTTTACGTGGAGGCGTTGGTGGGATACTACCCTCGCTGTGTTGGATTTCTAACCCGCACCATTGATCATGGTGGGAGACAGTGTCAGATGGGCAGTTTGACTGGGGCGGTCGCCTCCTAAAGAGTAACGGAGGCGCTCAAAGGTTCCCTCAGAATGGTTGGAAATCATTCACAGAGTGTAAAGGCATAAGGGAGCTTGACTGCGAGACTTACAAGTCGAGCAGGGTCGAAAGACGGACTTAGTGATCCGGTGGTTCCGCATGGAAGGGCCATCGCTCAACGGATAAAAGCTACCCCGGGGATAACAGGCTTATCTCCCCCAAGAGTTCACATCGACGGGGAGGTTTGGCACCTCGATGTCGGCTCATCGCATCCTGGGGCTGTAGTCGGTCCCAAGGGTTGGGCTGTTCGCCCATTAAAGCGGTACGCGAGCTGGGTTCAGAACGTCGTGAGACAGTTCGGTCCCTATCCGTCGTGGGCGTAGGAAATTTGAGAGGAGCTGTCCTTAGTACGAGAGGACCGGGATGGACATACCTCTGGTGTACCAGTTGTCGTGCCAACGGCATCGCTGGGTAGCTATGTATGGACGGGATAAGTGCTGAAAGCATCTAAGCATGAAGCCCCCCTCAAGATGAGATTTCCCAACTTCGGTTATAAGATCCCTCAAAGATGATGAGGTTAATAGGTTCGAGGTGGAAGCATGGCGACATGTGGAGCTGACGAATACTAATCGATCGAAGACTTAATCAATTTAAATGTTTTGATTGGTAAAATGATATTTACTTACTATCTAGTTTTGAATGTATAACTTTTATACATCATTGTCTGGTGACAATGGCAAGGAGGTCACACCTGTTCCCATGCCGAACACAGAAGTTAAGCTCCTTAGCGCCGATGGTAGTCGGACTTACGTCCCGCTAGAGTAGGACGTTGCCAGGCAATCAAGAGACCCAAGGGTCTCTTTTTTTTATGCCTAAAAGGAGCTTAACTTCTTAAAGTAATGTTTAGAACACTTTAAAACATTTTAAGACCGAAGGTCTTTATATTAACTACAAATAGAATATTAAACCTTTGGCGCAGAGAAAGCGTTTGAAGATGACGAACTCAGTGCATCGCGCCACGCGCTTACGAGCAGGTAAGCAAGTAAGCGAGGCATGCAAGTGAGGAAAGATGCGAGCGCTTGCCTCAAGCCAAGGAAGCTTCTTAGCGCCGATGGTAGCAGACTTACATCCCGCTAATAATAGAGGAACACAGGTGAATAACACCTGTGTAAGTCCCACTAAACTTAAAGAGTGGGTTGCCAGGCAATCAAGAGAGCAAAAGGTCTCTTTTTTTTATGCCTAAAGGAGCTTAACTTCGTAAAGTAATTATTAAATTACATTAAGACCGTAGGTCTTTTAATATAAATTGAAAATAAAACATTAAACCCATTGGCGCAGAGAAAGCGTTTGAAGATGACGAACTCAGTGCATCGCGCCACGCGCTTACGAGCAGGTAAGCAAGTAAGCGAGGCAAGCAAGTGAGGAAAGATGCGAGCGCTTGCCTCAAGCCAAGGAAGCTTCTTAGCGCCGATGGTAGCAGACTTACATCCCGCTAATAATAGAGGAACACAGGTGAATAACACCTGCGTAAGTATCACTAACCTCATAAATGAGGAAGTGACACTTTAAAAGGAATACAGTTGCCAGTGCAACTGCATAAGTCCCACTAACCTTATAAATAAGGAAGTGACACTTTAAAAGGAATACAGTTGCTAGTGCAACTGCATAAGTCCCACTAACCTCATAAATGAGGAAGTGGTACTTTAGTGGTACTTTAGTGGGACTTTAAAAAAAGGTTCTATACACTTTCGTATATAGAACCTTTTAATTAAATTAATAATGAATAAAGCATTTTGTTTTCATTAATATAAATATTAGATGGATCAAATTCAGTAACATTGGCTTTTAAATTATCCAAGTCACTATGGTTGTTTAGTTGAATACCAATTATAACGGTACCTGTATTTTGAGATGATTTTTTGAGATATTCAAATTTAGTAATATCATCTTTAGGTCCAAGTACGTCGTTTACAAATTCGCGTAAAGCGCCTGGTCTTTGTGGGAAGTTCAAGATAAAGTAATGTTTCATTTCTTCGAATAGTAATGAACGTTCTTCAATCTCTTTCATTCTGTTAATATCATTATTACCACCACTTACGATACAAACGACGTTTTTGCCTTTAATTTTAGATTTATATTGCTCTAATGCAGATACACTTAATGCACCAGCGGGTTCTGCAATAATAGCTTGTTTAGAATACATATCTAATATTGTAGAACAAACGGCACCTTCATCTACTTGTACGTATTCATCTACAACTTTTTGAGCAATGTCATAAGTAATTTCTCCGACTCGTGCAACGGATGCACCATCGACGAATTTTTCGATATTTTCTAATGTAACAATTTTATTTTCAACAACTACTGATTCATACATGCTGCTTGCACCAGCTGGTTCAACACCTACAATTGATGTATCTTTCGAATGGTCTTTAAAATAAGTACCTACGCCTGAAATAAGACCACCGCCACCGATAGCAGCAAATAGATAATCAAAGTGAATATCGTCCTCTTTAGATTGTTCAATAATTTCTTTGGCTAACGTACCTTGTCCTGCAATTGTATAAATATTATTGAAAGGGTCAATGAAATTCATTGCGTAATCTTGTGTATATGTGAGTGCTTCTTTTAAGCATTCATCGAATGTATCACCTGTTAAAACAACCTCAACATTACTGCCACCAAAGAATTTTACTTGGTTTATTTTTTGAAGTGGGGTTGTTACAGGCATAAAGATTACAGCAGTTAAATTTAATTTACTCGCTGTGTATGCTACACCTTGTGCGTGATTTCCTGCACTAGCACAAGTTATACCATTTTGTCGGTCTTTCTCATTTAAAGCGATAATTGCGTTATAAGCACCTCGAAGTTTAAATGAACGTACCCACTGAAGATCTTCGCGTTTTAAGTAAACGTTACAATCATATTTATGTGATAGATAGTGATCTTTTTGTAGGGGTGTTTCTTTTGCAACATCTTTTAAATTTAAAAAAGCTTCATCTATATCTTTGGATGATACTGTAGTTTTAACTGTCATAAATTTCACACCTTTACTTTTGAATTTCTTTATTGAAATGCTTTTGCATTTTCATAAGCTGCAATTTCATCTTCATATTGCAGTGTTACTGCTATATCATCTAAACCATTTACGAGTTTGTTTTTCCACGTAGCATCAATATCGAAATGGAAAGATTTTTCAGGAGTTGATACGGTCTGATTAGGTAAATCTACTGTTATTTCTGAGTATGAAGCCAAATGTTTTCTAGCATCTTCATCTAAAGAAATAGGTAACATACCATTTTTTGTACAATTCATATAGAAAATATCACTATAACTACCAGCGATTATAATATCGAATCCATAGTCTTTAATTGCCCATGCTGCGTGTTCTCTACTAGAACCACAACCGAAATTATCGCCAGTAACTAGTATTGATGCGCCTTCATATTCAGGTTTATTAGGGTTAAAGTCTGGGTTGTCAGAACCATCATCTAAATAGCGCCATTCATCAAATGCGAAAGGGCCGAAACCAGTTTTAGAAATTCTTTTCAAATGAACTTTAGGAATAATTTGGTCAGTGTCAATATTATCATGGAAAAGTGGTACTATTTTTCCAGTATATGTTGTGATTGGTTTTACATCCATGTTAAACGACCACCTTTCTAACATCTACGAATTTACCATTGATTGCGGCAGCAGCTGCCATTGCAGGGGAGACAAGATGTGTACGTGCACCTTTACCTTGACGTCCTTCAAAGTTTCTATTACTTGTAGAAGCACAATGTACACCATTAGGTACTTGGTCTGGGTTCATGCCTAGACACATTGAACAACCTGGCTCTCTCCAATCAAAACCTGCTTCTTTAAATATTTTATCGATACCTAGCTTTTCAGCTTCGTGCTTAACTGTTCTTGAGCCTGGAACAACGATAGCAGTAATATTTGGGTGAACTTTATTTCCTTTTACGATGTGACTTGCTTCCACTAAGTCAGAAAGTCTAGCATTTGTACATGAACCTAAGAATACATAGCCTAATTCAATATCTTCTGCTTTTTGACCAGGTTGTAGACCCATATAGTCATATGCGCGTTCATCATTAACATTTTTAATCTCAGGGAAAGGTGTGTTAAAACTAACACCCATTTCAGGATTAGTGCCCCAAGTAACTTGAGGTTCTAGATCAGTTACATCCATTTCGATAACTTTATCGAATTGAGCGTCGTCATCTGTATATAATTCACGCCATTCATCAACATCATATTGATAATTTGTAGCATATGGACGACCTTTGACATATTCAAATGTAGTTTCATCAGGTTGCATCATTCCGTATTTTGCACCTGCTTCAATTGCCATATTACAAATTGTCATACGTGCTTCCATAGAAAGGTTACGAATTGTTTCTCCAGAAAACTCTAGGGCATAACCTGTACCAAAATCTACACCATATTGATTAATAAGATATAGAATTATATCTTTAGCATAGACGCCAGTTGGTAGTTTACCTTTAACGTCAATTTTAAGATTTTTAGGTTTAGTTTGCCACAATGTTTGTGTTGCAAAAACATGTTCAACTTCACTCGTACCAATACCAAAGGCAATGGCACCGAATGCACCATGTGTAGCAGTATGTGAGTCACCACATACTATTGTTTTGCCCGGTTGAGTTAAACCAGTTTCTGGTCCAACCATGTGTACAATACCTTGTTCATCTGAGCCCATATCAAAAATATGAACACCGAATGCTTTAGCATTTTCTTGCAAAGTTGTGATTTGTTTATTTGCAATTTCATCCTTAATATTAAAAATATCAACGGTAGGCACGTTATGATCTAACGTTGCATAAGTTAGATCTGGTCTTCTAAGTTGTCTATTCTGAAGTCTAAGTCCTTCAAATGCTTGAGGAGATGTAACTTCATGAATTAAATGTAAGTCAATGTATAATAACTGCGGAGAACCTTCTTCCCCAGTCAAAACGTGTTTGTTCCAAACTTTATCGAATAGTGTTTTACCCATATGACATCTCCTCCTTTATATATTTTCTTTCACAAATTGAAAGACTTCTGTAGTAGTACTTTGACCTCCAAGGTCACTTGTCGTCTTGCCATCTTTAATAAGTTGATAAACTGTTTGTTCTAAATGTGATGCTGCTTGTTCTTCGCCAAAACTTTCTCGTAGACACATAGCTACGGATAGTAACATACCAAATGGATTTGCTTTGTTTTGGTTTGCAATGTCAGGCGCAGAACCGTGTATAGGTTCGTAAAGTCTTGTTCCTTGTTCACTAAAACTAGCTGATGGTGACAAACCTAAAGAACCTGGCATAACAGAAGCTTCATCACTTAAAATATCACCAAATAGATTTTCAGTTACAATAACGTCAAATTGAGTTGGATTAGTAATTAAATGCATTGCGCAAGCATCAACAAGTAGGTGATTGACTTCAACATCTGGATATTCTGTCGCTACATTATTAATAACTTGGCGCCATAATTTACTAGATGATAAAACGTTCTCTTTATCTACTGATGTGAGCTTTTTATTACGCTTTTGTGCTAGTTTAAATGCAACATGTGCGATACGTTCAATTTCTGGTTTTGTATATGTTAATGAATCTAATGCTTGATCTTGATTCCAATGTTTTGGTTCACCGAAATAAATACCACCAGTTAACTCACGAACGATTACAAAATCTGTACCAGTTACTCGTGATTCTTTAATAGGGGACAAATGACTTGTACCTTGAGTTACTGTTGTAGGTCTAATATTTGCAAAGAGACCTAGTGTTTTTCTAATACCTAATAGGCCTTGTTCAGGTCTGTTATTTGGGTCAGTCCATTTTGGTCCACCAACTGAACCTAAAAGTATAGCATCGGCATTTTGACAAGCCGTTAATGTGTCATCTGGTAATGGTGTACCATGATTATCGATAGCGATACCACCGAAATCATATTCTTCAACAGAGTAATCGAAATTAAATTTTTTACTTAGTTGTTCTAAGATTTCTAATGAACCACTCATAATTTCAGGTCCTATACCATCTCCAGGTAATGAAACTATGTTATAACTCATGACTTTATGCCTTCTTTCTCAGTTGATTCATTTACATATTTGGCTTGAGCTTCTACATATGATTTACAAGAAGCTAGTAAGATATCATGGTCGATACCTACGCCTGAGACAATTTGGTCATCAATTTTAAGTTGAACGTGTACTTCCGCTTGTGCGTCAGAGCCTTCAGTAACGGAATCAATGGTATAATCTAATAGTTCAGTTTCTCTATCGAAAATACGGTCCACTGCATTATATACAGCGACGATTGATCCTGTACCAATACTAGAATCTTGATAAGTATTACCATCTTTGTCTTTAATGACTACTACAGCACTTTGTAGGCCATTAGAGACGAATTGTAATTGTAATGTATCTACTTGATAGCTTGCACTTTGTTCATGAGATGTACCTTGGATTAATGCATGTATATCTCTGTCTGTAACTGCTTTTTTCTTATCTGCAATTTCTTTAAATTGCTTGAATAGAACTTTTTGTTCTTCAGGTTCTACATCATAACCTAAAGCAGTAAGTTTTTCTGCAAAAGCATGTTTACCAGATAGTTTGCCTAGTGGTAATTCTGTCGTTTTAACACCGACAAGTTGTGGTGTCATAATTTCATAAGTTTCAGGGTTTTTAAGTACACCATCTTGGTGAATTCCTGATTCGTGGCTGAATGCATTTTGTCCGACAATTGCTTTGTTTTTAGGGACTCGAATACCTGCGTAACGGGCAATCAAATCAGAAGTTTGTTTTGTTTCGGCTAAATTGATTTTTGATTGGTTTTGGTAATGATCTTGGCGAACGTAAAGGCCAAGTGCAACTTCTTCAAGTGCCGTATTACCTGCACGTTCTCCAATACCATTTAAAGTACCTTCAATACGTTTAGCACCATTTTCGATTGCTGCCATACTATTAGCAACAGCTAATCCTAAGTCGTCATGACAATGTGCGCTATAAATTACTTCGTGATCACTTTCGATAGTTTCGATTAATGTTTTAAATATTTTGCCATATTCAGTTGGATAACTGAAACCTACAGTGTCTGGTATATTAATAACACTTGCACCAGCATCTACAGCTGTTTGTACAGCTTTTAATAAGAAATCTGGTTCTGTACGTGTTGCATCTTCTGGTGAAAATTGTACTACTTCGAAATATTGTTTAGCGTACTCAACATGTTCTTTAATAGATTCAAGCACTTCATCTTGTGACATTTTAAGTTTAGAATCACGATGAATAGGGCTTGTGGCGACGAAGACGTGAATTCTAGGAATTGCAGCTTCTTTAGTTGCTTCATAAACTGCATCGATATCTGATTTTACACAACGTGCTAAGCCACATACGGCCGTAGTTGTTAATGTTTTAGCAATGGCTTCTACCGATTTAAAACTTCCTGTGCTGGAAGCGGGGAAGCCTGCTTCTATAATATCTACTCCCCATTTTTCTAGTTGTTGAGCTATTTTTAGTCTCTCTTCGAAAGAAAAGTTGACTCCTGGTGTTTGTTCCCCGTCTCTAAGTGTTGTATCAAAAATTTGAATATGGCTACTCATTTTAAACATCTCCTAACTATATAATTATCCCGAAAAAGATCTCTTTAGTATGAATAATTCGTAACTGATGACGAATCACCAATACTCTATAGAGTACAGTGATTGTCAAAATAAAGTTACGAAACAACTAAAGTAATACTTTATTATTTTTCAATACTTTTAGATTTAATAAATGGCATCATTTCTCTTAGGTCGCGACCAACTGCTTCGATTTGATGACCATGTTGTTCTTCACGTAATTTATGGAATTCATTAAAGTTGTTTTCACTGTCTTTAATGAAACGATCACTAAAGTTACCATCTTGAATATCTTTTAATACGGCTTTCATATTGTCTTTAACATCCGGTGTGATTACACGTGGACCTGAAACATAGTCACCAAATTCAGCTGTATTAGAAATTGAGTAACGCATGTTTTCCATGCCACCTTCGTACATAAGGTCAACAATTAATTTCATTTCATGTAGTACTTCGAAATAAGCGATTTCTGGTTGGTAACCCGCTTCAACTAATGTTTCGAAACCAGATTGGATTAATTTTGTTACGCCACCACATAATACTGTTTGTTCACCAAATAGGTCAGTTTCAGTTTCTTCAGCAAATGATGTTTCAATAACACCAGCTCGTGTTGCGCCGATACCTTTTGCGTAACTTAATGCTACGTCTCTTGCTTCGCCACTTGCATCTTGTTCAACTGCGAATAGGGCAGGTACTGCGCTACCTTCAGTAAATGTACGACGAACTAAATGTCCTGGACCTTTTGGTGCGATTAAGAATACATCTACTGTTGAAGGTGGTTGAATTACATCAAAGTGAATGTTGAAACCATGTGCAAATACTAATGCGTTATTATCTTCTAAGTTTGGTTCAATTTCTTCTTTATATACACTACCTTGAATTTCATCAGGCAATAGAATCATGATTACATCAGCTTGTTTTGCTGCTTCGTCCACTGGATATACTTCAAAGCCATCATCTTTTGCTTTATTGAAAGATTTACCTGGGCGGATACCGATGATTACATCGTAACCATTATCTTTTAAGTTTTGAGCATGAGCATGGCCTTGAGAACCATAACCGATAACTGCAATTTTCTTTCCTTGTA
The Staphylococcus kloosii genome window above contains:
- the leuB gene encoding 3-isopropylmalate dehydrogenase; translated protein: MSYNIVSLPGDGIGPEIMSGSLEILEQLSKKFNFDYSVEEYDFGGIAIDNHGTPLPDDTLTACQNADAILLGSVGGPKWTDPNNRPEQGLLGIRKTLGLFANIRPTTVTQGTSHLSPIKESRVTGTDFVIVRELTGGIYFGEPKHWNQDQALDSLTYTKPEIERIAHVAFKLAQKRNKKLTSVDKENVLSSSKLWRQVINNVATEYPDVEVNHLLVDACAMHLITNPTQFDVIVTENLFGDILSDEASVMPGSLGLSPSASFSEQGTRLYEPIHGSAPDIANQNKANPFGMLLSVAMCLRESFGEEQAASHLEQTVYQLIKDGKTTSDLGGQSTTTEVFQFVKENI
- the leuD gene encoding 3-isopropylmalate dehydratase small subunit; the encoded protein is MDVKPITTYTGKIVPLFHDNIDTDQIIPKVHLKRISKTGFGPFAFDEWRYLDDGSDNPDFNPNKPEYEGASILVTGDNFGCGSSREHAAWAIKDYGFDIIIAGSYSDIFYMNCTKNGMLPISLDEDARKHLASYSEITVDLPNQTVSTPEKSFHFDIDATWKNKLVNGLDDIAVTLQYEDEIAAYENAKAFQ
- the ilvA gene encoding threonine ammonia-lyase IlvA, which codes for MTVKTTVSSKDIDEAFLNLKDVAKETPLQKDHYLSHKYDCNVYLKREDLQWVRSFKLRGAYNAIIALNEKDRQNGITCASAGNHAQGVAYTASKLNLTAVIFMPVTTPLQKINQVKFFGGSNVEVVLTGDTFDECLKEALTYTQDYAMNFIDPFNNIYTIAGQGTLAKEIIEQSKEDDIHFDYLFAAIGGGGLISGVGTYFKDHSKDTSIVGVEPAGASSMYESVVVENKIVTLENIEKFVDGASVARVGEITYDIAQKVVDEYVQVDEGAVCSTILDMYSKQAIIAEPAGALSVSALEQYKSKIKGKNVVCIVSGGNNDINRMKEIEERSLLFEEMKHYFILNFPQRPGALREFVNDVLGPKDDITKFEYLKKSSQNTGTVIIGIQLNNHSDLDNLKANVTEFDPSNIYINENKMLYSLLI
- a CDS encoding 2-isopropylmalate synthase; its protein translation is MSSHIQIFDTTLRDGEQTPGVNFSFEERLKIAQQLEKWGVDIIEAGFPASSTGSFKSVEAIAKTLTTTAVCGLARCVKSDIDAVYEATKEAAIPRIHVFVATSPIHRDSKLKMSQDEVLESIKEHVEYAKQYFEVVQFSPEDATRTEPDFLLKAVQTAVDAGASVINIPDTVGFSYPTEYGKIFKTLIETIESDHEVIYSAHCHDDLGLAVANSMAAIENGAKRIEGTLNGIGERAGNTALEEVALGLYVRQDHYQNQSKINLAETKQTSDLIARYAGIRVPKNKAIVGQNAFSHESGIHQDGVLKNPETYEIMTPQLVGVKTTELPLGKLSGKHAFAEKLTALGYDVEPEEQKVLFKQFKEIADKKKAVTDRDIHALIQGTSHEQSASYQVDTLQLQFVSNGLQSAVVVIKDKDGNTYQDSSIGTGSIVAVYNAVDRIFDRETELLDYTIDSVTEGSDAQAEVHVQLKIDDQIVSGVGIDHDILLASCKSYVEAQAKYVNESTEKEGIKS
- the leuC gene encoding 3-isopropylmalate dehydratase large subunit, which encodes MGKTLFDKVWNKHVLTGEEGSPQLLYIDLHLIHEVTSPQAFEGLRLQNRQLRRPDLTYATLDHNVPTVDIFNIKDEIANKQITTLQENAKAFGVHIFDMGSDEQGIVHMVGPETGLTQPGKTIVCGDSHTATHGAFGAIAFGIGTSEVEHVFATQTLWQTKPKNLKIDVKGKLPTGVYAKDIILYLINQYGVDFGTGYALEFSGETIRNLSMEARMTICNMAIEAGAKYGMMQPDETTFEYVKGRPYATNYQYDVDEWRELYTDDDAQFDKVIEMDVTDLEPQVTWGTNPEMGVSFNTPFPEIKNVNDERAYDYMGLQPGQKAEDIELGYVFLGSCTNARLSDLVEASHIVKGNKVHPNITAIVVPGSRTVKHEAEKLGIDKIFKEAGFDWREPGCSMCLGMNPDQVPNGVHCASTSNRNFEGRQGKGARTHLVSPAMAAAAAINGKFVDVRKVVV
- the ilvC gene encoding ketol-acid reductoisomerase yields the protein MTTVYYDQSVTKDALQGKKIAVIGYGSQGHAHAQNLKDNGYDVIIGIRPGKSFNKAKDDGFEVYPVDEAAKQADVIMILLPDEIQGSVYKEEIEPNLEDNNALVFAHGFNIHFDVIQPPSTVDVFLIAPKGPGHLVRRTFTEGSAVPALFAVEQDASGEARDVALSYAKGIGATRAGVIETSFAEETETDLFGEQTVLCGGVTKLIQSGFETLVEAGYQPEIAYFEVLHEMKLIVDLMYEGGMENMRYSISNTAEFGDYVSGPRVITPDVKDNMKAVLKDIQDGNFSDRFIKDSENNFNEFHKLREEQHGHQIEAVGRDLREMMPFIKSKSIEK